A DNA window from Scomber japonicus isolate fScoJap1 chromosome 14, fScoJap1.pri, whole genome shotgun sequence contains the following coding sequences:
- the LOC128372542 gene encoding uncharacterized protein C6orf118-like, which produces MSSSCKQKPRGFGSDIHRLLLAAEAGQKADILAYSSGHLGPRSLNQSLPHNETKQPFWRMSQSQEETPNPLTLQQRQTKALAYVKKKEMKDSPSEFTTGTALVESEVLRSRQDQATDHSSHADRKEDTSTSPKIVHCSANSLPVNPRVLFQKKSHSSCDQGGKQQFHSCHTDQVGLNKEDQLKTKPQCGRQVIAMQDLWDCNRMGRVNVAERHEKKLQKELKKLSEQSWPSRDRLVVFSDVFDDVCEGSPVFGRILREIKTEYDLYVNHMMASQSSSPDMWLNTSLEDLGNDKVELEDAEKEVCRLEQEARRAQEENRRAQNELQNVPAVIHPEDKDVQNTSLSGLQDSSCTNSVQSKRLQVLNVWKEVQQLEVEINKMVSTVETTATERCIKDQKTKIMRLIASNDCLKITNKELENNIKMTLNRDKASKAIRRYM; this is translated from the exons ATGTCCAGCAGCTGTAAGCAAAAGCCTAGAGGCTTTGGGAGCGACATCCACAgactgctgctggctgctgaaGCCGGTCAGAAGGCTGATATTCTGGCCTACTCCTCGGGTCATCTGGGGCCCCGCAGCCTGAACCAGAGTTTGCCTCACAATGAGACAAAGCAGCCTTTCTGGAGGATGTCTCAAAGCCAAGAAGAAACCCCAAACCCCCTGACACTccagcagagacagacaaaggCACTGGCCTAtgtaaagaagaaagaaatgaaagattCTCCTTCTGAGTTCACCACTGGCACTGCTTTGGTGGAGTCTGAAGTGTTGCGGTCAAGACAAGATCAGGCTACTGATCACTCATCACATGCTGACAGAAAAGAAGATACAAGTACTTCACCAAAGATAGTTCATTGTTCTGCAAACTCTTTGCCAGTTAATCCGAGAGTCCTTTTCCAGAAAAAGTCACACTCCTCATGTGATCAGGGGGGGAAGCAGCAGTTTCACTCCTGCCATACTGACCAGGTAGGCCTGAATAAGGAAGACCAGCTGAAAACAAAACCGCAGTGTGGCAGGCAGGTCATAGCCATGCAGGACCTCTGGGATTGCAATCGTATGGGAAGAGTAAATGTTGCTGAAAGGCATGAGAAGAAACTACAAAAG GAGCTGAAGAAGCTGTCAGAGCAGAGCTGGCCCAGCAGAGACCGCCTTGTGGTGTTCAGTGACGTCTTTGATGATGTATGTGAAGGCTCGCCAGTATTTGGACGCATCCTGAGGGAAATTAAG ACAGAATATGATTTGTATGTCAATCATATGATGGCTTCCCAATCTTCATCCCCTGACATG TGGCTGAATACTTCACTTGAAGATCTTGGCAATGACAAAGTAGAGTTGGAAGACGCTGAAAAAGAGGTCTGCAGGTTGGAGCAGGAGGCCAGAAGAGCCCAAGAGGAGAACAGACG AGCCCAAAATGAATTACAAAATGTTCCAGCTGTCATACACCCAGAGGACAAAGATGTGCAGA ATACATCTCTGTCAGGGTTGCAGGACAGTAGCTGCACCAACAGTGTCCAATCCAAGAGGCTTCAGGTGTTGAATGTGTGGAAGGAGGTCCAACAGCTGGAGGTGGAGATTAACAAGATGGTATCCACTGTTGAAACCACTGCTACAGAGAGATGCATTAAAGACCAGAAG ACCAAGATAATGAGACTGATAGCCTCAAATGACTGTCTGAAAATCACCAACAAG GAACTGGAAAACAATATCAAAATGACACTGAACAGAGACAAAGCAAGCAAGGCGATAAGACGGTACATGTAA
- the pla2g12b gene encoding group XIIB secretory phospholipase A2-like protein isoform X2: MLLRTVVLLLLCLSSGMCATLGHYQEEEAPAVDSQVIDGVVAAASEQEGVAAPDAKEPGLLAKIFGADNPAADNPEEDVPVPNDTTVKEPGKDSDRSAEDTPAMEALTGEAPVQEQPSEEEGYEMGQEQTNQYLNRSVAHEHSNSWGLGSIRSSFQTVHGYFDSLVELVGGRDGICEYRCRYGKTPQHRPGYQIPEPNGCSTSLVGFQLDLGIPAMTQCCNQLDVCYDTCGTSKNDCDSVLRSCLHGICSDLKKSLGFVSKVQACESMADAVYNTVGTLGCRPYMNSQRAACICEEEERDEL, from the exons ATGCTGCTTCGGACCGTggtcctgctcctcctctgcttgtCCTCGGGCATGTGTGCCACTTTAGGCCACTATCAGGAGGAAGAGGCTCCTGCTGTGGACTCACAAGTTATTGATGGTGTTGTAGCGGCTGCCTCTGAGCAAGAAGGTGTAGCTGCTCCAGATGCCAAAGAACCTGGACTTCTAGCAAAAATATTTGGAGCGGATAACCCAGCAGCTGACAACCCTGAAGAGGACGTCCCTGTTCCAAATGATACTACAGTTAAAGAGCCAGGGAAAGACAGTGATAGGTCAGCTGAAGACACCCCTGCTATGGAGGCCCTTACTGGTGAAGCCCCTGTCCAGGAGCAACCATCTGAAGAGGAGGGGTATGAGATGGGGCAAGAACAGACCAACCAGTACCTGAACAGATCCGTGGCACACGAACATAGTAACAGTTGGGGCCTCGGCTCAATTAGAAGTAGTTTCCAGACCGTGCATGGATACTTTGACTCTCTGGTGGAGCTGGTGGGGGGCCGCGATGGTATCTGTGAGTACCGCTGCAGATATG GAAAAACTCCTCAACATCGTCCAGGCTATCAGATCCCAGAGCCCAACGGCTGCAGCACCTCTCTGGTGGGATTCCAG CTTGACCTGGGGATCCCTGCTATGACACAGTGCTGTAACCAGCTAGACGTCTGCTACGATACTTGTGGCACAAGCAAAAACGACTGTGACTCTGTGTTACGCTCGTGTCTGCATGGCATCTGTTCTGACCTCAAGAAGAGTCTTGGCTTTGTGTCGAAGGTACAAG CCTGTGAGTCGATGGCAGATGCAGTATACAACACAGTGGGGACTCTTGGTTGTAGACCTTACATGAACAGCCAGAGGGCAGCGTGTATCtgcgaggaagaggagagggatgaACTGTGA
- the pla2g12b gene encoding group XIIB secretory phospholipase A2-like protein isoform X1 has translation MLLRTVVLLLLCLSSGMCATLGHYQEEEAPAVDSQVIDGVVAAASEQEGVAAPDAKEPGLLAKIFGADNPAADNPEEDVPVPNDTTVKEPGKDSDRSAEDTPAMEALTGEAPVQEQPSEEEGYEMGQEQTNQYLNRSVAHEHSNSWGLGSIRSSFQTVHGYFDSLVELVGGRDGICEYRCRYGKTPQHRPGYQIPEPNGCSTSLVGFQVNTALDLGIPAMTQCCNQLDVCYDTCGTSKNDCDSVLRSCLHGICSDLKKSLGFVSKVQACESMADAVYNTVGTLGCRPYMNSQRAACICEEEERDEL, from the exons ATGCTGCTTCGGACCGTggtcctgctcctcctctgcttgtCCTCGGGCATGTGTGCCACTTTAGGCCACTATCAGGAGGAAGAGGCTCCTGCTGTGGACTCACAAGTTATTGATGGTGTTGTAGCGGCTGCCTCTGAGCAAGAAGGTGTAGCTGCTCCAGATGCCAAAGAACCTGGACTTCTAGCAAAAATATTTGGAGCGGATAACCCAGCAGCTGACAACCCTGAAGAGGACGTCCCTGTTCCAAATGATACTACAGTTAAAGAGCCAGGGAAAGACAGTGATAGGTCAGCTGAAGACACCCCTGCTATGGAGGCCCTTACTGGTGAAGCCCCTGTCCAGGAGCAACCATCTGAAGAGGAGGGGTATGAGATGGGGCAAGAACAGACCAACCAGTACCTGAACAGATCCGTGGCACACGAACATAGTAACAGTTGGGGCCTCGGCTCAATTAGAAGTAGTTTCCAGACCGTGCATGGATACTTTGACTCTCTGGTGGAGCTGGTGGGGGGCCGCGATGGTATCTGTGAGTACCGCTGCAGATATG GAAAAACTCCTCAACATCGTCCAGGCTATCAGATCCCAGAGCCCAACGGCTGCAGCACCTCTCTGGTGGGATTCCAGGTGAATACCGCT CTTGACCTGGGGATCCCTGCTATGACACAGTGCTGTAACCAGCTAGACGTCTGCTACGATACTTGTGGCACAAGCAAAAACGACTGTGACTCTGTGTTACGCTCGTGTCTGCATGGCATCTGTTCTGACCTCAAGAAGAGTCTTGGCTTTGTGTCGAAGGTACAAG CCTGTGAGTCGATGGCAGATGCAGTATACAACACAGTGGGGACTCTTGGTTGTAGACCTTACATGAACAGCCAGAGGGCAGCGTGTATCtgcgaggaagaggagagggatgaACTGTGA